In a genomic window of Balaenoptera ricei isolate mBalRic1 chromosome 3, mBalRic1.hap2, whole genome shotgun sequence:
- the TAF7 gene encoding transcription initiation factor TFIID subunit 7 codes for MSKSKDDAPHELESQFILRLPPEYASTVRRAVQSGHVNLKDRLTIELHPDGRHGIVRVDRVPLASKLVDLPCVMESLKTIDKKTFYKTADICQMLVSTVDGDLYPPVEEPVASADPKASKKKDKDKEKKFIWNHGITLPLKNVRKRRFRKTAKKKYIESPDVEKEVKRLLSTDAEAVSTRWEIIAEDETKETENQGLDIASPGMSGHRQGHDSLEHDELREIFNDLSSSSEDEDETQHQDEEDINIIDTEEDLERQLQDKLNESDEQHQENEGTNQLVMGIQKQIDNMKGKLQETQDRAKRQEDLIMKVENLALKNRFQAVLDELKQKEDREKEQLSSLQEELESLLEK; via the coding sequence atgagTAAGAGCAAAGATGATGCTCCTCACGAACTAGAGAGCCAGTTTATCTTACGCCTACCTCCGGAGTATGCCTCTACTGTGAGGCGGGCGGTACAGTCTGGTCATGTCAACCTGAAGGACAGACTGACAATTGAGTTACACCCTGATGGGCGTCATGGAATTGTCAGAGTGGACCGGGTCCCACTGGCGTCAAAATTGGTAGATCTGCCATGTGTTATggaaagtttgaaaaccattgaTAAAAAAACCTTTTACAAGACAGCTGATATCTGTCAGATGCTTGTCTCTACAGTTGATGGTGATCTCTATCCTCCTGTTGAGGAACCAGTTGCCTCTGCTGATCCCAAAGCAAGCAAGAAAAAGGAtaaggacaaagagaaaaagtttatatggaaccatGGAATTACTCTGCCTCTaaaaaatgtcagaaagagaaggttCCGTAAGACAGCAAAGAAGAAGTATATTGAGTCTCCAGATgtggaaaaagaagtaaagcgGTTGCTGAGCACAGATGCTGAAGCTGTCAGTACCCGTTGGGAAATAATTGCTGAAgatgaaacaaaagaaacagaaaatcaaggCCTTGATATCGCTTCCCCAGGAATGTCTGGCCACAGGCAGGGCCATGACTCATTAGAACATGATGAGCTTCGGGAGATATTCAATGATCTCAGCAGCAGCAGTGAAGATGAAGATGAGACACAGCATCAAGATGAAGAAGATATAAACATCATTGACACTGAGGAAGATCTGGAAAGGCAGCTACAGGACAAGCTAAATGAATCAGATGAACAACACCAAGAAAACGAGGGAACTAATCAGCTGGTTATGGGAATTCAGAAACAGATTGATAACATGAAAGGCAAGCTCCAAGAGACCCAGGACAGGGCAAAGCGACAGGAGGATCTCATCATGAAAGTGGAAAACCTGGCTCTCAAGAACAGATTTCAGGCTGTGCTGGATGAACTGAAACAAAAGGAAGACCGAGAAAAGGAGCAGCTCAGCTCTTTGCAAGAAGAGCTAGAATCACTCCTAGAGAAGTGA